The following is a genomic window from Burkholderia cepacia ATCC 25416.
AAATTCGATCCAAGGCCGCAGATTATCTATATTGCAAGTCGATTTATGGACTATGGGGAGGGTAGGCCAAAGCTTCCGGTCGATTACTACACCTTTTACACACTGCTGGAAGGAAGGCGCTTTTTTGTTTCTATCGTGAGAGTCGGTGAAACTGGGGAAATTCTCTATACTTTCCGAGTACACGATATTGCCATTCCTGAGGACGAGGAAGAGCGGAGGTTCCAGGAACTGCAATCCAAAGCCGATCTCCAGTCCAGGCTGGACGAGCCCGGCTGGAAATTTCGGTCCGGCAAACTCTGTCCGTGGCCCGGTACGTGGGAATGCCTGGAGTTGCCCGTTGGAAAGCAAACGTTTGCTCATAACGCGTCGTTTCCAAAGATCAACGCGCAGGATGTAACGTGGCGCTTCGTGCCGCCGACACATTGAAATGGCTTAGGACGACCGTCTACCATGCTGGTGAATTTGAGATTCAACCCCATTCGTTTATGCGAATAAAATTCGGGGATAGATTGAATGGCATAAATAAATCTCCAGTACCTGAATGCTGTCAAGTATCGGTATGTTTGAAGTGAATATTGGTGCGAACGGACTTTCGTGGGCGCAGCACTTTGGGTGAGGTGTTCGACGATATTTGGTGGGGTGATAAAATTATATATATATAAATCATTTTTTGATTGTTTTTATGAAATTATATTTTAAGAATGTTAAAATCAAAATATTCTTGATGGTTATTTTTACAATATTTGTCGCTTGCATCATTCCGACGAAGTTAAATATCAATCCGATGCGTAAGGTCGGAGAGGTTGTGGATGAGGTGAACGGGGTAAAAGTCTATTACAATGGCGGGATAGGGAGTGTGTCTGGAAGAAGCTTAACGTCAGATGGTTATAATGTCGGTATCAAGTACCAATGCGTTGAATTCGTCAAGCGTTACTACTATGAGCATCTTGGGCACCGAATGCCGCAATCTTTAGGAAATGCAATAGACTATTTTGATGTGACTGTTAGGGATGGTGGCATGAATCGAGCCAGGAATTTGATTCAATTCAGAAACAATGGTTCGGAAAAGCCCGTTGTTGATGATTTGGTTGTCTTTGAACCGTGGATATTTAATAGGTATGGCCATGTGGCGATAGTGTCGAATGTGACGGACTCGACTGTTGAGATCATTCAACAAAATTCAGGGCCTTTGGGTCGGAGCAGGGAAACTTACCCACTAACGAGTGAAAATGGTAAGTGGAAGGTGGAAAGTTATCGATTGCTAGGGTGGCTCAGAATTAGAAGCGCCAAACCGCTTTCGTTATATGGAGTGGAATGAAGAGGAGGCACAAGCTTGTCTCGGTTGCTGATTACCTGCGTTTTGCGTGGCGACCAGATCGAAAAGATTCTGGCTCGATA
Proteins encoded in this region:
- a CDS encoding CHAP domain-containing protein — protein: MKLYFKNVKIKIFLMVIFTIFVACIIPTKLNINPMRKVGEVVDEVNGVKVYYNGGIGSVSGRSLTSDGYNVGIKYQCVEFVKRYYYEHLGHRMPQSLGNAIDYFDVTVRDGGMNRARNLIQFRNNGSEKPVVDDLVVFEPWIFNRYGHVAIVSNVTDSTVEIIQQNSGPLGRSRETYPLTSENGKWKVESYRLLGWLRIRSAKPLSLYGVE